The following are from one region of the Amycolatopsis sp. QT-25 genome:
- a CDS encoding metalloregulator ArsR/SmtB family transcription factor, whose product MDEVFKALADASRRRLLDDLNARNGQTLRELCAGLDMARQSVSKHLAVLEAADLVTTVRRGREKLHFVNAEPINAIAERWIDRYHQGRVDALADLKKALEQQPMSTEEFVYTSYLRTTPERLWQALTDPAFTKRYWGCEFTSDWKPGSTMAWEQHGVRLDDPEQVILESDPYRRLSYTWHTFTPEFAESVGLDDDVSAKLRAESRSKVAFDLEPVGDTVKLTVVHDGFDRGSTVLEMVEGGWPSILSSLKTLLETGAPLPEPA is encoded by the coding sequence ATGGACGAGGTCTTCAAAGCGCTGGCGGACGCGAGCAGGCGCCGGTTGCTCGACGACCTGAACGCGCGCAACGGGCAGACCCTGCGCGAGCTGTGCGCTGGGCTGGACATGGCGCGGCAGTCGGTCAGCAAGCATCTGGCCGTGCTGGAAGCGGCCGATCTGGTGACCACGGTCCGCCGCGGCCGCGAGAAGTTGCATTTCGTGAACGCGGAGCCGATCAACGCGATCGCCGAGCGCTGGATCGACCGGTACCACCAGGGCCGGGTCGACGCGCTCGCCGACCTCAAGAAGGCATTGGAGCAGCAACCCATGAGCACCGAGGAATTCGTGTACACCAGCTACCTCAGGACGACGCCGGAGCGGCTTTGGCAGGCGCTCACCGACCCGGCCTTCACCAAGCGGTACTGGGGCTGTGAGTTCACTTCGGACTGGAAGCCGGGGTCGACGATGGCCTGGGAGCAGCACGGTGTGCGGCTGGACGACCCCGAGCAGGTCATCCTCGAGTCCGACCCGTACCGGCGGCTGTCCTACACGTGGCACACCTTCACCCCGGAGTTCGCCGAGTCGGTGGGGCTCGACGACGACGTGTCGGCGAAGCTCCGGGCCGAGTCCCGGTCGAAGGTCGCGTTCGACCTCGAACCCGTCGGCGACACGGTGAAGCTGACCGTCGTGCACGACGGTTTCGACCGGGGCAGCACCGTGCTGGAAATGGTCGAGGGCGGCTGGCCGTCGATCCTGTCGAGCCTCAAGACGCTGCTCGAGACCGGTGCGCCGCTGCCCGAGCCCGCGTAA
- a CDS encoding MBL fold metallo-hydrolase — MLTKDVAPGIHCVTESHVNFYLVEDGDEILLVDAGLPTSWPLLLEALTALGRRPRDIVALVLTHGHFDHIGIAERVRRELGVPVYIHDNDVPLTRHPRQYARARPLTWYLLTQFKAMPIVAGLLVRRAWWPKPVRRVERIRDDVLPVPGSPRVLFTPGHTLGHCALHFPDRDAVIAGDALVTLDPYRGTTGPQIVSGAATADEERALETIGLIAATGVGTVLVGHGPAWTDGAERMVESARRRGPS, encoded by the coding sequence ATGCTCACCAAGGATGTAGCGCCCGGAATCCATTGCGTCACCGAATCACACGTCAACTTCTACCTCGTCGAAGACGGGGACGAAATACTGCTCGTCGACGCGGGACTGCCCACCTCGTGGCCGCTGCTGCTCGAAGCGCTCACCGCACTGGGCCGACGACCGCGAGACATCGTGGCGCTGGTGCTGACCCACGGTCACTTCGACCACATCGGCATCGCCGAACGAGTACGCCGCGAACTGGGTGTGCCGGTGTACATCCACGACAACGATGTTCCGCTGACCCGGCATCCGAGACAGTATGCCCGCGCCCGGCCGCTGACGTGGTATCTGCTGACCCAGTTCAAGGCGATGCCGATCGTCGCGGGCCTGCTCGTCCGCAGGGCGTGGTGGCCGAAGCCGGTGAGGCGGGTCGAACGGATCCGGGACGACGTGCTGCCGGTCCCGGGCAGCCCCCGCGTCCTGTTCACCCCGGGGCACACGCTGGGGCACTGTGCCTTGCACTTTCCCGACCGTGACGCGGTCATCGCCGGCGACGCGCTGGTCACCCTCGACCCGTACCGCGGTACCACCGGTCCCCAGATCGTCTCCGGTGCCGCGACCGCGGACGAGGAACGAGCGCTCGAGACAATCGGCCTCATCGCCGCAACCGGTGTCGGCACCGTCCTCGTCGGCCACGGGCCGGCGTGGACCGACGGAGCCGAGAGGATGGTCGAGTCGGCCCGCCGCCGCGGCCCGTCCTGA
- a CDS encoding DUF3800 domain-containing protein — MRGVPLEIACDESGSEGEKLIGGQTDVFAHAGVRLSPEQAADCLAELRRGIRSPAVEYKANHLLRTKHRRVLEWFLGPLGPVHGRAHVYLVDKKLLLANELRALVGPGVRPDDELLAAFNDVLRTRNRRDPAAGSFFAMVGDTAELRAKVAEARAAKPLDPLVPAILRAVEYWSAGGEQVFLVHDEQPSLTGERLARIESSPGSAGVEFVDSRTDPRVQAADFLAGVARRIAEDELHGDGDEVLSGLLAPYVDSASIWD; from the coding sequence ATGCGCGGCGTGCCCCTGGAGATCGCCTGCGACGAGTCCGGATCCGAGGGCGAGAAACTGATCGGCGGGCAGACCGACGTCTTCGCGCACGCGGGAGTCCGGCTGAGTCCCGAACAGGCCGCGGACTGCCTGGCCGAACTGCGGCGCGGGATCCGCTCGCCGGCGGTCGAGTACAAGGCCAACCACCTTCTCCGCACGAAGCACCGGCGGGTGCTCGAATGGTTCCTCGGTCCGCTCGGCCCGGTCCACGGGCGTGCGCACGTGTACCTCGTGGACAAGAAGCTGCTGCTGGCGAACGAACTCCGCGCCCTCGTCGGCCCCGGGGTCCGGCCGGACGACGAACTGCTCGCCGCGTTCAACGACGTGCTCCGGACCAGGAACCGCCGGGATCCGGCGGCGGGATCGTTCTTCGCGATGGTCGGGGACACCGCGGAACTGCGGGCGAAGGTCGCCGAGGCGCGTGCCGCCAAGCCCCTCGATCCGCTGGTGCCCGCGATCCTTCGCGCCGTCGAGTACTGGAGCGCGGGCGGGGAACAGGTCTTCCTCGTCCACGACGAACAACCGTCGCTCACGGGCGAACGGCTCGCCAGGATCGAGTCGAGCCCGGGTTCGGCCGGGGTGGAGTTCGTGGATTCGCGGACGGATCCGCGGGTGCAGGCCGCCGATTTCCTGGCCGGCGTCGCCCGCCGGATCGCCGAGGACGAATTGCACGGCGACGGTGACGAGGTATTGAGCGGATTGCTCGCGCCGTATGTCGATTCGGCGTCCATCTGGGACTGA
- a CDS encoding germacradienol/geosmin synthase has protein sequence MQAFTLPEFYVPHPARMNPHVEAARTHSMAWARRMGMLDSPAPSGDVVWTEQALAKMDYALLCAHTHPDCDGPSLDLVTDWYVWVFFFDDDFLAQFKYTRNTEGAKAYLDRLELFMTGPGETSPEPGNPAEAGLEDLWARTIPSMSEAWRRRFVTSTHNLMVESLWELDNIDRGRIANPIEYVQMRRRVGGAPWSANLIEFAVGAEVPDRIAATRPMEVLRDTFADAVHLRNDLFSYQREVREEGENSNAVLVFEKFLDRPTQEAAELTNDLLTSRLQQFENTALVEVPALLAEHDVSLAEQIAVGRYVKGLQDWQSGGHEWHARSSRYMNEGPVSGANGPSGLGTGSLRLSPNRLGLVQRVRQQAPPPFAKVGPLPLPEFRMPYPVRTSPHLAAAREYAPDWARAMGMFGDGGIWDERRMRGIDLPHCAAMIHADADLEQLKLSSDWLTWGTYGDDYFPLVFGMRRDPVAAKLCDDRLSLFMPLDGEPIPKPSNPVERGLADLWNRTAGPLTPSARAEFRQAVERMTASWVWEVANQAQNRVPDPVDYVEMRRRTFGSDLTKSLARLQLGEVVPPEIYQNRVLFELDTAAQDYATFTNDLFSYQKEIEYEGEVHNLVYVVERFLEVDRIEARDVAARLMNARMDQFEQLADEDLPRMCDDLGLDDDVRAMLTRYADNLKDWMAGILEWHRKCVRYTPEELERLRVPEPPKFSLKPSGIGMSAWRIGSGTR, from the coding sequence ATGCAGGCTTTCACCTTGCCCGAGTTCTACGTGCCGCATCCGGCCAGGATGAATCCGCACGTCGAAGCGGCGCGAACGCACAGCATGGCCTGGGCCAGGCGTATGGGCATGCTCGATTCACCGGCGCCGTCCGGTGACGTCGTCTGGACGGAGCAGGCGCTCGCGAAAATGGATTACGCGCTGCTCTGCGCGCACACCCATCCGGACTGTGACGGGCCGTCCCTCGATCTGGTCACGGACTGGTACGTCTGGGTGTTCTTCTTCGACGACGATTTTCTCGCACAATTCAAGTACACCCGGAACACCGAGGGCGCGAAAGCGTATTTGGACCGGCTGGAACTGTTCATGACCGGGCCGGGAGAAACCTCTCCGGAACCGGGGAATCCCGCCGAAGCCGGGCTCGAAGACCTCTGGGCGCGCACCATTCCCTCGATGTCGGAGGCCTGGCGACGGCGCTTCGTCACCAGTACGCACAACCTGATGGTCGAATCGCTCTGGGAACTGGACAACATCGACCGCGGCCGGATCGCGAACCCGATCGAGTACGTCCAGATGCGTCGTCGCGTCGGCGGTGCGCCGTGGTCGGCGAACCTGATCGAGTTCGCCGTCGGCGCCGAAGTGCCGGACAGGATCGCGGCGACCAGGCCGATGGAGGTGCTGCGCGACACCTTCGCCGACGCCGTCCACCTGCGCAACGATCTCTTCTCCTACCAACGAGAAGTACGCGAGGAAGGGGAGAACTCCAACGCCGTTCTCGTCTTCGAGAAGTTCCTAGACCGCCCGACACAGGAGGCCGCCGAACTCACCAACGACCTGCTGACCTCGCGGCTGCAGCAGTTCGAGAACACCGCGCTCGTCGAAGTGCCCGCGCTGCTGGCCGAACACGACGTCTCGCTGGCCGAACAGATCGCGGTCGGGCGGTACGTCAAAGGCCTGCAGGACTGGCAGTCCGGCGGTCACGAATGGCACGCGCGGTCGAGCCGGTACATGAACGAGGGGCCGGTGTCCGGCGCCAACGGGCCGAGCGGGCTCGGCACCGGATCGCTGCGGCTCTCGCCGAACCGGCTGGGGTTGGTCCAGCGGGTGCGGCAGCAGGCGCCTCCGCCGTTCGCGAAGGTGGGGCCTCTGCCGCTGCCGGAATTCCGCATGCCATACCCCGTGCGCACCAGCCCGCACCTCGCCGCCGCCCGCGAGTACGCGCCGGATTGGGCGCGGGCGATGGGGATGTTCGGGGACGGCGGGATCTGGGACGAGCGCCGGATGCGCGGCATCGACCTGCCGCATTGCGCCGCGATGATCCACGCCGACGCGGACCTCGAACAGCTCAAGCTGTCGTCGGACTGGCTGACCTGGGGCACTTACGGCGACGACTACTTTCCGCTGGTGTTCGGGATGAGAAGGGATCCCGTCGCCGCGAAACTGTGCGATGACCGCTTGTCCCTCTTCATGCCACTCGACGGCGAGCCGATACCGAAGCCGTCGAATCCGGTCGAACGCGGCCTCGCGGACCTGTGGAACCGCACCGCCGGGCCACTGACCCCGTCCGCGCGGGCGGAGTTCCGGCAGGCGGTCGAGAGGATGACCGCGAGCTGGGTCTGGGAGGTGGCGAACCAGGCGCAGAACCGTGTCCCCGATCCGGTCGACTACGTGGAGATGCGGCGGCGGACGTTCGGATCGGATCTGACGAAGAGCCTCGCCCGGCTCCAGCTCGGCGAGGTCGTACCGCCGGAGATCTACCAGAACCGGGTGCTGTTCGAACTCGACACCGCCGCCCAGGACTACGCGACGTTCACCAACGATCTCTTCTCCTATCAAAAGGAAATCGAATACGAGGGCGAGGTGCACAATCTCGTCTACGTCGTGGAGCGCTTCCTGGAAGTCGACCGCATCGAGGCCCGCGACGTCGCGGCCCGGCTGATGAACGCGCGGATGGACCAGTTCGAGCAGCTCGCCGACGAGGATCTGCCGCGGATGTGCGACGACCTCGGACTCGACGACGACGTCCGCGCGATGCTGACCAGGTACGCGGACAATCTGAAGGACTGGATGGCCGGAATCCTGGAATGGCACCGGAAATGCGTGCGGTACACGCCGGAGGAGCTGGAGCGCCTCCGCGTTCCCGAGCCGCCGAAGTTCTCGCTCAAGCCGAGCGGGATCGGTATGTCGGCCTGGCGGATCGGGAGCGGGACACGCTGA
- a CDS encoding glycoside hydrolase family 64 protein translates to MRIQEKIRRVLTALAVALPLVTGVSALSAPSAVADGPDPLPLTVTNNSNRSDAVHLYVLGTNLETGKLGYVDAAGAFSPWPPGANPPSPAPDVAIAGPGNGGSATLRIPRMLSGRVYFSFGQKIKFFLTPDGLVQPAPWADGDPNRDILFDWSEFTYDNGGLFINSSQVDMFSVPHAVGLTNGAGANKETGRLKAGGREAIFNAVRGQSGFSNLAYNRLRVLAPGKGLDTGKFSGTYLDGYVTSAWNTYRSTPLTVVPFEAEPGKKFTGRTGGDDVLRFTDTSGATVASFGKPSTRDVFNCDGRLHAPNDQVVGPIARTLCAALHRSTLGFLHTQPTYDAGQFYQRPVTDHYSRIVHEQMVDGKAYGFAFDDVGHFESLVHDGDPRTARVVLTAF, encoded by the coding sequence GTGCGCATCCAGGAGAAGATCCGGCGAGTCTTGACCGCGTTGGCGGTCGCCCTGCCCCTGGTCACCGGAGTTTCGGCACTTTCGGCACCCAGCGCGGTCGCCGACGGCCCCGATCCGCTGCCGTTGACCGTCACCAACAATTCGAACCGGTCCGACGCGGTGCACCTCTACGTGCTCGGCACGAACCTCGAGACCGGCAAACTCGGCTACGTCGACGCCGCCGGCGCCTTCAGCCCGTGGCCGCCGGGGGCGAATCCGCCGAGCCCCGCGCCGGACGTCGCGATCGCGGGCCCCGGTAACGGCGGCTCGGCCACGCTGCGGATCCCGCGGATGCTCTCGGGCCGCGTCTACTTTTCGTTCGGGCAGAAGATCAAGTTCTTCCTGACCCCGGACGGGCTGGTACAGCCGGCGCCGTGGGCCGACGGAGACCCGAACCGCGACATCCTGTTCGACTGGAGCGAATTCACCTACGACAACGGCGGGCTGTTCATCAACAGCTCGCAGGTCGACATGTTCAGCGTGCCGCACGCCGTCGGGCTCACCAACGGGGCCGGTGCGAACAAGGAGACCGGACGGCTCAAGGCGGGTGGCCGCGAGGCGATCTTCAACGCCGTCCGAGGACAGTCCGGTTTCTCGAACCTGGCGTACAACCGGCTGCGCGTCCTCGCGCCGGGCAAGGGGCTCGACACCGGCAAATTCAGCGGGACCTACCTCGACGGCTACGTCACCAGCGCCTGGAACACCTACAGGTCGACCCCGCTGACCGTGGTCCCGTTCGAGGCCGAACCCGGCAAGAAGTTCACCGGCCGGACCGGCGGTGACGACGTCCTGCGGTTCACCGACACCTCGGGCGCGACGGTGGCGTCGTTCGGCAAGCCGAGCACCCGCGACGTCTTCAACTGCGACGGGCGGCTGCACGCGCCGAACGACCAGGTCGTCGGCCCGATCGCGCGGACGCTGTGCGCGGCGCTGCACCGTTCGACCCTCGGCTTCCTGCACACGCAACCGACCTACGACGCGGGCCAGTTCTACCAGCGGCCCGTGACCGACCACTATTCGCGGATCGTGCACGAGCAGATGGTCGACGGGAAGGCGTACGGATTCGCCTTCGACGACGTCGGGCACTTCGAGTCACTGGTGCACGACGGTGACCCGCGCACGGCGCGGGTCGTCCTGACCGCGTTCTAG
- a CDS encoding DEAD/DEAH box helicase family protein, which yields MTTGNRNEGAGSAPRRAGAAWSATDIATLLDGLRRGVGLEVLAGTLQRTPGALQARCKVLLPPDLRPALRTDAEAVLRRQLAADPNFAAATSPNRTSARRGSPVRTASVPPVSLSGEQRRMIDAVRSGQDVIVDATVGSGKTTAIQALCTEVGRDRRVLYLTYSKLLKADAQRRVKHAKVQNYHGIVYPSLIKAGIKCGLDESIRRFNAAFPSLSAQFPAFDLLVVDEYQDINEEYAQLLRNIKSLNPSMQTVLVGDLAQKVHSNTTLDVQRFTREITRQAELLPFTQSFRAGRELGALLSEAWNKPVVGVNPAQTIRYVSYHKALDFMKAKSPGDLLCLGRRNGQMAEALNHLERDHGEIFNKETVYASIRDSDTAVTYSDDTAVFTTFDSSKGLERPVSVVFDYDEDMWDMRCGFPNVDMAVMRNVFLVAASRGKHEVVFVRAKHAQRHSKSIGFIPVQRFTRLQTDEQPKYDKPMLASDCFDFTYAENLQACVDLLDRRRLDDGTGEEINIDRVDGLIDLSPVVGHYQEAVFFDKYNPTLEVILNPKPIAKQLRGKLTDDPWHNSLLLTAVDTDQMRYAEQVTRKVSGDVRDALTRRLATQLPRDCAAQVPMDLSGTAVAAPAATPITFVGVADAVHDGQVFELKFVSELDGAMFLQLALYLVMSGHRSGVLWNTRTDERWEVQVPDRERFMHAVILCVTKQRYRAFQPTPQQPEQGGRFARIGSGLFSRRRRDG from the coding sequence GTGACCACGGGGAACCGAAACGAGGGTGCCGGATCTGCGCCGCGCCGTGCGGGCGCGGCTTGGTCGGCGACGGACATCGCGACGCTGCTGGACGGGCTTCGGCGCGGTGTGGGGCTGGAAGTGCTGGCGGGCACGTTGCAGCGCACGCCCGGTGCGCTGCAGGCACGGTGCAAGGTGCTGCTGCCGCCGGATCTTCGCCCGGCGTTGCGCACCGATGCCGAGGCGGTGTTGCGCCGTCAACTGGCGGCCGACCCGAATTTCGCCGCCGCCACGAGCCCGAACCGGACATCAGCTCGGCGGGGGAGTCCTGTCCGCACCGCCTCGGTGCCACCCGTGTCGTTGAGTGGCGAACAGCGGCGGATGATCGACGCGGTGCGGTCGGGGCAGGACGTGATCGTCGACGCGACGGTGGGATCGGGCAAGACCACGGCGATTCAGGCGCTGTGCACCGAAGTGGGCCGGGACCGGCGGGTGCTGTACCTGACCTACAGCAAGCTGTTGAAAGCCGATGCGCAACGCCGGGTGAAACACGCGAAAGTGCAGAACTACCACGGCATCGTGTATCCGTCGCTGATCAAGGCGGGCATCAAGTGCGGTCTTGACGAATCCATCCGACGGTTCAACGCGGCGTTCCCCAGCCTCTCGGCCCAGTTCCCCGCGTTCGACCTGCTCGTGGTCGATGAGTACCAGGACATCAACGAGGAATACGCGCAGCTGCTGCGCAACATCAAGTCGTTGAACCCGTCCATGCAGACCGTGTTGGTCGGTGACCTGGCTCAAAAGGTGCACTCGAACACCACGCTGGACGTACAGCGGTTCACCAGAGAGATCACTCGGCAGGCCGAGCTGTTGCCGTTCACGCAGTCCTTCCGGGCCGGCCGGGAACTCGGCGCGCTGCTCAGCGAAGCATGGAACAAACCGGTGGTGGGGGTCAATCCCGCGCAAACGATCCGGTACGTCTCCTATCACAAGGCACTCGACTTCATGAAAGCGAAGAGCCCCGGTGACCTGCTGTGCCTGGGCAGGCGCAACGGCCAGATGGCCGAGGCGTTGAATCACCTGGAACGCGATCATGGTGAGATCTTCAACAAGGAAACCGTCTACGCCTCCATCCGCGACAGCGACACCGCGGTGACCTACAGCGACGACACCGCGGTGTTCACGACGTTCGACTCCAGCAAGGGGCTGGAACGACCCGTGAGCGTGGTGTTCGACTACGACGAGGACATGTGGGACATGCGCTGCGGTTTCCCGAACGTGGACATGGCCGTCATGCGCAACGTGTTCCTGGTCGCGGCCTCCCGCGGAAAGCACGAAGTCGTCTTCGTACGAGCAAAACACGCTCAGCGGCACTCCAAAAGCATCGGCTTCATTCCCGTGCAACGGTTCACGCGACTACAGACCGACGAACAACCCAAGTATGACAAACCGATGCTGGCATCGGACTGCTTCGACTTCACCTACGCGGAAAATCTCCAAGCCTGCGTCGACCTGCTCGACAGGCGACGCCTCGACGACGGCACGGGCGAAGAGATCAACATCGACCGCGTCGACGGGCTGATCGACCTCTCTCCCGTGGTGGGGCACTACCAGGAAGCGGTCTTCTTCGACAAATACAACCCCACCCTCGAGGTGATACTGAACCCCAAACCGATCGCGAAGCAGCTGCGCGGCAAGCTGACCGACGATCCCTGGCACAACTCGCTACTGCTGACCGCCGTCGACACCGACCAAATGCGCTACGCGGAACAGGTCACCCGAAAAGTCAGCGGCGATGTTCGCGACGCACTGACCAGACGATTGGCGACACAGCTTCCCCGCGACTGCGCGGCACAGGTACCGATGGACCTCTCCGGCACGGCCGTCGCAGCACCGGCGGCGACACCGATCACGTTCGTGGGCGTCGCCGACGCCGTGCACGACGGCCAGGTCTTCGAGCTCAAGTTCGTCTCCGAACTCGACGGCGCCATGTTCCTTCAGCTAGCGCTCTACCTGGTGATGAGCGGCCACCGATCGGGTGTGCTGTGGAATACCCGCACCGACGAACGCTGGGAAGTACAGGTGCCGGACCGCGAAAGGTTCATGCACGCCGTCATCCTGTGCGTCACCAAACAGCGATACCGCGCGTTCCAGCCGACACCGCAACAACCGGAACAGGGTGGCCGGTTCGCCAGGATAGGAAGTGGTTTGTTCAGCCGCCGGCGACGGGACGGATAG
- a CDS encoding sigma-70 family RNA polymerase sigma factor, which produces MRRTGGEAWISPAGWDDLAAAVAAGEPHGMDDLMVAVDAWARRYAETRLGGRELTCLEPADVAQEICLAVFVAVPGHGLRGGSFLFLLRAIAANKVADAFRKASRSKQVLTGELPERPAVAADEPEQRALRADLGVRLGRLMRMLPVSHREVLGMRVIGELTSNETAAALGTTSSRVRVTKHRAISRLRACAQRRDVLS; this is translated from the coding sequence ATGCGAAGAACCGGCGGTGAGGCGTGGATCTCCCCTGCCGGCTGGGACGACCTCGCCGCGGCGGTGGCGGCCGGCGAGCCGCACGGCATGGACGACCTCATGGTCGCCGTCGACGCGTGGGCGCGAAGGTACGCCGAGACCCGCCTCGGTGGCCGCGAGCTGACCTGTCTCGAACCGGCCGACGTGGCGCAGGAGATCTGCCTCGCGGTCTTCGTCGCGGTCCCCGGGCACGGCCTGCGCGGCGGTTCCTTCCTGTTCCTCTTGCGCGCCATCGCGGCGAACAAGGTCGCCGACGCCTTCCGGAAGGCGTCGCGGAGCAAGCAGGTGCTGACCGGTGAGCTCCCCGAACGTCCGGCGGTGGCCGCCGACGAACCGGAGCAGCGCGCGTTGCGGGCCGACCTCGGGGTCCGGCTCGGCAGGCTGATGCGGATGCTGCCCGTCTCCCACCGGGAAGTGCTGGGGATGCGGGTGATCGGCGAATTGACGTCGAACGAGACCGCCGCGGCGCTCGGGACGACGTCGTCGCGGGTGCGGGTGACCAAACACCGGGCGATCAGCAGGCTGCGCGCCTGCGCTCAGCGCCGCGACGTCTTGAGCTGA
- a CDS encoding DUF2231 domain-containing protein, giving the protein MKPRDLLRAAESLRAADTSSATLAAAVRRALRVTRTGRLLRGEWLGHPLHPLVVTVPLGAWISSAVFDLGTRNEDAARKLVAVGLAATGPAILVGLADYADLDERQRRVGALHAAVNTVAAGVFTASYLARRRGAHRKGAILGLVALTVVSAGGALGGHLSYAQGAGVRRWPEATGSGPRMADTAS; this is encoded by the coding sequence ATGAAACCCCGTGACCTGCTTCGCGCCGCAGAATCTCTCCGTGCGGCGGACACATCTTCCGCCACCTTGGCCGCCGCCGTGCGCCGCGCGCTTCGAGTGACCCGAACCGGCCGGCTGCTCCGGGGAGAGTGGCTCGGCCATCCACTGCACCCCTTGGTCGTGACCGTGCCCCTCGGGGCGTGGATCTCCTCGGCCGTGTTCGATCTGGGGACCCGCAACGAGGACGCCGCCCGGAAACTGGTCGCCGTCGGCCTCGCCGCCACCGGGCCGGCGATCCTGGTGGGGTTGGCCGATTACGCCGATCTCGACGAGCGTCAGCGCCGGGTCGGCGCTCTGCACGCGGCGGTGAACACCGTCGCCGCCGGTGTCTTCACCGCCTCCTATCTCGCACGTCGGCGCGGTGCCCACCGCAAGGGAGCCATACTGGGGCTGGTCGCGCTCACCGTCGTCAGCGCCGGTGGTGCCCTGGGTGGTCACCTGTCCTACGCGCAGGGAGCCGGAGTGCGCCGCTGGCCGGAAGCCACCGGCTCCGGTCCGCGGATGGCCGATACGGCGAGCTGA